The DNA window TGTCTCTTCGCAGGCGCTCGATTCTCCCCTGGCAGGCGCGCCGGAAATTGAAGCGACGCAGATCGTCCTGCAGACGGAAAATGGCATCGTCGTACCGTTGCTCTTGTTGTCGCCGCCGAAAAGTCCCAGGCGATGCGTGCTGGCCTTTTGCCAGGAAGGGAAAGAACAGCTGCTCCGCGCCCGTGCGGCCGAGTTCGCCAAACTGCTCCAGGCCGGCGTCGCCATCTGCCTGCCCGACCTGCGGGGTACGGGGGAAACAGATTCCGGTTCCGATCGGGACCAGACCGGCAGTGCGACGGCTGTTTCTTCCACGGGCCTGATGCTGGGCGATCCCTTGCCCGCCCAGCAACTGCGGGATCTGCGCAGCGTTGCCCGTTTTCTGCAGACTCGCTCGGGCGGCGATGCGCTTCGCCTGTCGCTGTGGGGCGATTCGCTGGCAAAAACCAATTCCGCCGACGCTAACCTGGACGTTCCCCGCCGCATCGACGGACGCCCCCGACAAAGCGAGCCCCTGGGCGGCCTGCTCGCACTGCTGGGCGGTTTGTATCTGGACGATATCGACGCCCTCTATGTGCATGGCGGCCTCGCCAGTTTTGCCGACGTGCTGACGCGTTACCAGGTGCTCATTCCGCATGATGTGGTGATTCCCGGCCTGCTCACCCAGGCCGACGTCGTCGATCTGGCGGCCGCCCAGACGTCGTCTTCGCTGCTTCTGCAGGAACTGGTCAACGGCAACAATCAGCCGCTCGACCAGGAGGCCGTCCAGACCGCATTTGCTCCTGTCGCCAAACGCTACGCCGCCGCCGGCAACGGCGCCCTGCTGAAGATCGACAACAACGCCTCCCCGGCCGCGTGGCTGCTGCAGACGAAGTAATCGGCAATAAAGCAGTTCGCACAGCGCGCCCGCATGTCGCCGAAGTCGCCAGACGGTTGAGGAAGGATTCTGGGCGAGTGGGAACCGTGGCCCAACTCTGGCGAGTTCGGCTACGGCATGCTGGGGATTACCCAGTTTCACTTGACCCGATTCGGGGAATCCACGACGATGCGCGTCAATGATACGTCCCCACTTTTACCTGCTGATGGCGGCCGGCGTGCTGGCTGCCTCTCCCTTGCTGGCGCAGCATGCTGCGCAGAGCGTGCTGGTCATGCATGGCGGGCAGGTCATTCGGGGCGACATCCATCGGCTGGGCGACGGTTACCAGGTTCGACTGGCGAATAACGACGAAATCCGCCTGCCGGTCGATCGCGTGCAGCTGGTTGCGACCGATCTGGAAGCAGCTTATCGACAACTTCGCGATCAACTCTCGCCGCGTGATCCGGCGGCTCGCCTGGATCTGGCCAGCTGGTGCTTGCGGTGGAAACTCTATGCCCGCGCTGCCGACCAGTTGCTGGCCGCCCGGCAATTCCAGGGCGAGTCGGCCCGGCTGACCCATCTGGAAAGACGCCTGCACTTCGCCGTCGTCGAAGTCGATCCGTTAACGCTGGCCGAAACACGCACCCTGGACCAGGGCGCCCCTGACCTGATCAACTCGCTGCCCGCGGCCATAGTGGAAGAGTACACCCATGCCGTGCAGCCGTTGCTGCTCAGCCGCTGCGGACTGGCCGGTTGCCATGGCCTGGGCGCCAAAAACGAGTTCCAGCTGCTGCGTCCGGCGGCCAATGAGTTTCTTTCGCATCGCCATACCCAGCGCAATCTGGCGGCGACGTTAACGCAGGTTCACCGCCGGGATCCGACGCAAAGTCCCTTGCTGCTGGCGGCACAGAAAGCCCACGGCGGGATGGGAGCCTGCTTCCGCACCGACGAAGATCCCTTGTTCCAGCGTATCCAGGAATGGGTCATGGCGCTGGCCAGCGGATCATCGCTCGTGCGACTGGCGGCGATCCAGGAGCCGGAAACGGTGCTGCGGCAGGCCAGTTTTGGAGAACCCGTCCTGTCCCGCCACGGCGAACTCCAGGCGATGGACGACCCTTTTGATCCCGACGAATTCAACCAGCGTTACCATGGCGCCAGCGAGCCGGCCGAACTCGCCGATCCCGCGGCCGGTCGCGTCCTGCCCGGGCTCGACGATCTTCCTCCCGACTCGCCGCCGACGGACTGATCCGCCGATCGCCTGATCGAGCCGCCGACGGATTGACCAGGTCGCCCCTGGCAAGGGATACTGGCCGGAAACTTCCTGGCGCCTCCTCTTTCCGGCAAACCGATGTCGACCCCAGCCCCCGGCTTGAACGTCGCCGCCCCGGCCGTGTCGGTGCTCACGGCGATCCTGGCCCCCGATCCGGTGCACTTTCGCAGTACGGTCGAGAGCGTGCTGGGCCAAACCTATACGGATTTTGAGTACGTGGTGGTCGAAGATCCGTCACCAGCGTCGGCCGGGGCGATCCTGGCCGATTACCCCGACCCGCGGATCCGCCATTTCCGGAATGCGGAGCGTACTTCGCTGTTGGCGCAGCGGAATAAAGCGCTCGAAATGGCCCGCGGCGAATTCATCGCCTGGATTGATGGCGACGACGAGTGCGCCCCGCAGCGACTGGCCGCCCAGGTGAAATTCCTGCGTGAGCATCCCGAAGTTGACCTGGTCGGATCGCAACTGACCTACATCGACGAGACCGGGAAGACGCTCGGCCGCCGCGATTATCCGCTGTCGCACTCCGCGATCGTCCGCCAGATGCCGCGGTTGAATCCGCTCGCCCATTCCTGCGTCATGGCCCGCCGCCAGACCATGCTCGACGCCGGCGGCTATGCGTTTGATGCGTATCGCGGCTGCGAAGATTACGAACTTTGGTGCCGCATGGCGACCCAGGGCCGCGGCTTTGCCAACCTGCCGGAACGCCTGATCCGCTACCGCATTCACCCCGGGCAATTCAAGTCGCAATCCTTGCGCGATACGATCAAAGGCACGCTGGCGATCAAACGCATGCACTACCCCCGCGACTATTCCCCGCTGTCGCTGCTGCGGGCGACGGCAGAACGCGGCCTGCTCTGCCTGCCGCCCTCCTGGGTGCTGCGACTGTTTCTCAGGCTGCAGAGGTAGCCAAGGCGTGGCGCGATCCGTCCTGGCGCGACCGGCCAGGCGGGGAGCAACAGCCGGGCGTCACCCCGCGCCGAAAAAATCGTTCTGTGCTACGATGTCGGCAATGGAGGAAATCGGTCCCCCATTTTCCGTTTCGAGAGTCAGGATTCCTGATGAAATACGCCATCATTATTCCCGACGGCTGCGCCGACGAACCGCAAGAGTCGCTGCAGGGGAAAACGCCCCTCCAGGCGGCTCAGATTCCCGCCATGGACGCCGTCGTTCAGGCCGGCCTGGTCGGCCGCGCCAACAATGTGCCGGCCCACCTGCCCCCCGGTTCCGATGTGGCCAATCTCAGCCTGCTGGGCTACGACCCCAACACCTATTTCACGGGGCGCGCCCCGCTGGAAGCGGCCGCCCAGGGGATCGACCTGGGTCCCGAGGACTGGGCCATCCGCTGCAACCTGGTGACGGTCCAGGACCAGGTGATGAAAGATTTCACCGCCGGCCATATCTCCACCGAAGAAGCGACCGTGCTGCTGGCGGCCGCGCAAGAAGCTCTCTCCGATCCGCGACTGGAGTTTGTCCCTGGTGTCAGCTACCGCAACCTGCTGCTGTACCGCGGGGCGGGACAGCCGGCCCCGTTTACGATGGAAACCCGCACCACGCCGCCGCACGATCTGACCGACAAGTCCGTCTCCGACGACTTCCCCCGGGGCGCCGGCAGCGCCATGCTGAACGAACTGATGGCGGAAAGCATGGCCCTCTTTGCCGAGCATCCCATCAACCAGGCCCGCCTGGCCCAGGGGAAACTGCCGGCCACCAACATCTGGTTATGGGGGCTGGGAAAAACGCCCAGCTTGACGCCCTTCTTTGACCTGCATGGCAAGCACGGGAAGATGATCACGGCCGTCGACCTGCTCCGCGGGCTGGCCGCCCTGATCGGCTGGGAACGGATCGAAGTGCCCGGCGCCACCGGCTACACGGATACCGATTACGCCGCCAAGGGACGTTACGCGATTGACGCCCTGGATACGACCGACATCATTTGCGTGCATGTGGAAGCTACCGACGAAGCCTCGCACGAAGGCGACGTCGCCGGCAAGATCGCCGGGCTGGAACAGATCGACCAGCACATTGTGGCGCCGCTTCACGCCGCCTTGAAAGCCCGGGGCGACTACCGCATTCTGGTCACGCCCGACCATCCGACTCCGCTGCGGACCAAGACCCACAGCCACGGCTATGTGCCGTTCGCCATGGCCGGCTCCGGGGTCGAAGTCGATGCAGCGCAAACGTACGACGAAGTCACCGCCGGCGCCTCGCCGCATGAATTCCTGGAAGGCTGCCAGCTGATGAGCTTCTTCCTGGGCGAATAACGCCCGACGACTTTTGGCGTCTCAAAAGACATCGTGGTGCTCATAAATAAAGGTGACAAAACAGCTGCCTTTGGGCAGCGACCGCACTTCCTCGGAATCAAGCAGTCTGGCCAGGGCGGCAACCGACGCCCGCCAGAAGGTGTGCGTCAGTTCCTCCCAGGCAACAACTCGTTCGTCGGGGCCAAGCGTTTTCAGGCTGCGATCGTACTCGCTGATCCGCTCTTCCATGGGAGCCCATTGCTCCGTCCAGACTTCGCAATTGCTGTTGAAATCGAAATATCGCCATTCCTGGCAGTTGGACGAAATGTCCTCGGGCAGCAGGTAGCTGGTTTCCAGATAAGGACGTAACTCCTGCGACATGCGGCAGTGGGATGCGGTTTCTGCGGCAAGGTGGAAATACCGCATCTCCGCCAGCGTTTCGACCGCCAGGCCCACGATCTGCTCTGCCGCATGGGCCGCCGCGAACGCCTTGATCGAAGGCCTGGCCGCGGACACCATGGCGTCGGTCAGCTCGGCTGCGGTGACAAGTTCCATCATCAAACTCCCAGATGGCGCATGGCCTGGCAGAAAAAAGTCCAACACGCCCGGCGGGACGACATTCGACTCCCGCCCTGGTCAAGTGTCTGTAGATACATCATCCCATTCCTGATCCAGGTAGCCGATCAACCAGTTCAGCGCATGGTGGCGTTCCATCACCACGCCGCCGTCCAGCCCGGCAGGCGGCTGACGATTGTTGATACGCGCATCCACAACGGCCCAATGGTATCGGTAGATCAAATCGGCCGCATCCAGAATTTCAGCCTGGGACCGCAAACGGGCGTTTGCCAGAAAACCCATTCGACCGTTGTCGCGAAGAATCAAAACCGCCTTGCCGACGTCGCATACCTGGCCAGGACGTTCCAGCGTGTCGATATAGCCTAGCGCCCACAACATGACCCAGTAGCATTCGTAACGCCATGCAAACTGCAGACGATCGTGCTCCGTGGGCGTGGGATTGTTGATGAACGCTTTTTCCTTTGGGGTGAACGCGGACGCCAGTTCATATTCGCTGATCAGCTTCTCGAGGATCGCTTGCCCGAGACCTTCCCCTTTAACGGCCAC is part of the Lignipirellula cremea genome and encodes:
- a CDS encoding glycosyltransferase codes for the protein MSTPAPGLNVAAPAVSVLTAILAPDPVHFRSTVESVLGQTYTDFEYVVVEDPSPASAGAILADYPDPRIRHFRNAERTSLLAQRNKALEMARGEFIAWIDGDDECAPQRLAAQVKFLREHPEVDLVGSQLTYIDETGKTLGRRDYPLSHSAIVRQMPRLNPLAHSCVMARRQTMLDAGGYAFDAYRGCEDYELWCRMATQGRGFANLPERLIRYRIHPGQFKSQSLRDTIKGTLAIKRMHYPRDYSPLSLLRATAERGLLCLPPSWVLRLFLRLQR
- a CDS encoding cofactor-independent phosphoglycerate mutase, whose protein sequence is MKYAIIIPDGCADEPQESLQGKTPLQAAQIPAMDAVVQAGLVGRANNVPAHLPPGSDVANLSLLGYDPNTYFTGRAPLEAAAQGIDLGPEDWAIRCNLVTVQDQVMKDFTAGHISTEEATVLLAAAQEALSDPRLEFVPGVSYRNLLLYRGAGQPAPFTMETRTTPPHDLTDKSVSDDFPRGAGSAMLNELMAESMALFAEHPINQARLAQGKLPATNIWLWGLGKTPSLTPFFDLHGKHGKMITAVDLLRGLAALIGWERIEVPGATGYTDTDYAAKGRYAIDALDTTDIICVHVEATDEASHEGDVAGKIAGLEQIDQHIVAPLHAALKARGDYRILVTPDHPTPLRTKTHSHGYVPFAMAGSGVEVDAAQTYDEVTAGASPHEFLEGCQLMSFFLGE
- a CDS encoding DUF4272 domain-containing protein; this translates as MSNEAPLRKSRSLAILKAEQVPFVKHLPLIETEAESTRRTTEQVATRAMALCIVAVKGEGLGQAILEKLISEYELASAFTPKEKAFINNPTPTEHDRLQFAWRYECYWVMLWALGYIDTLERPGQVCDVGKAVLILRDNGRMGFLANARLRSQAEILDAADLIYRYHWAVVDARINNRQPPAGLDGGVVMERHHALNWLIGYLDQEWDDVSTDT